The Aeromicrobium senzhongii genome includes a window with the following:
- a CDS encoding S1C family serine protease translates to MTDQRDPYADRPYVPPTAPQESQPTGASGGWPFSEPRAQDAPTGDLPTHSPTTDHEPTVAMSEPTVAFGGGPGGPQGPGNGGPQGPGPVAPQPRKKRRAGRLVAAATGVVLLAGASAAGGAAIYAAMEDDGPVTSNTGTTLDKPVSSSQTTSDVMAAAEAVLPATVKINVTGSGESGTGTGVVISENGTILTNNHVIEAAADGGSITVAFNDGTNAKARIVGRDVATDVAVIQAEDVDDLPTATLGNSKDVKVGQTVVAIGSPFGLESTVTTGIVSALNRPVSPGDGSGSGGTTTTFPAIQTDAAINPGNSGGPLVDIQGNVIGINSAINTGGNGNGSVGLGFAIPINLVNSVASQILDGKTVEHAQIGVQVSNATSEDQVTTTGAEISEVSAGSAGEKAGLKAGDIVTKVDGNPISSNGALVATVRGYRPGDTIDLTVLRDGKTRNISVKLGSDNGAAAKAQD, encoded by the coding sequence ATGACAGACCAGCGTGATCCGTACGCCGACCGTCCGTACGTCCCGCCGACGGCACCCCAGGAGTCGCAGCCCACCGGCGCGTCCGGTGGCTGGCCCTTCTCCGAGCCGCGCGCGCAGGACGCGCCGACCGGCGATCTCCCGACCCATTCCCCCACCACCGACCACGAGCCCACCGTGGCCATGTCCGAGCCGACCGTCGCGTTCGGCGGCGGCCCCGGCGGCCCTCAGGGTCCCGGCAACGGCGGCCCCCAGGGCCCCGGCCCCGTCGCACCGCAGCCGCGCAAGAAGCGCCGCGCCGGCCGCCTGGTCGCCGCCGCCACGGGTGTCGTGCTGCTGGCCGGCGCCTCCGCCGCCGGCGGTGCCGCCATCTACGCCGCGATGGAGGACGACGGCCCCGTCACCAGCAACACCGGCACGACCCTCGACAAGCCGGTCTCGTCGTCGCAGACCACCAGCGACGTCATGGCCGCGGCCGAGGCCGTCCTGCCCGCCACGGTCAAGATCAACGTCACCGGCAGTGGCGAGTCCGGCACCGGAACCGGCGTCGTCATCAGCGAGAACGGCACCATCTTGACGAACAACCACGTCATCGAGGCGGCCGCCGACGGAGGCTCCATCACCGTCGCCTTCAACGACGGCACCAACGCCAAGGCCCGCATCGTGGGCCGGGACGTCGCCACCGACGTGGCCGTCATCCAGGCCGAGGACGTCGACGACCTGCCCACCGCGACCCTGGGCAACTCCAAGGACGTCAAGGTCGGCCAGACCGTCGTGGCCATCGGTTCGCCGTTCGGCCTGGAGTCGACCGTCACCACCGGCATCGTCTCCGCGCTCAACCGGCCGGTCTCGCCCGGCGACGGCTCGGGCTCGGGTGGCACGACCACGACGTTCCCCGCGATCCAGACCGACGCGGCGATCAACCCCGGCAACTCCGGCGGCCCGCTGGTCGACATCCAGGGCAACGTCATCGGCATCAACTCGGCCATCAACACCGGCGGCAACGGCAACGGCTCCGTCGGCCTGGGCTTCGCGATCCCGATCAACCTGGTCAACAGCGTCGCCTCGCAGATCCTCGACGGCAAGACCGTCGAGCACGCCCAGATCGGCGTCCAGGTCAGCAACGCCACCAGTGAGGACCAGGTGACGACGACCGGCGCCGAGATCAGCGAGGTCAGCGCCGGCAGCGCGGGCGAGAAGGCCGGGCTCAAGGCCGGGGACATCGTCACCAAGGTCGACGGCAACCCGATCTCGAGCAACGGCGCCCTGGTCGCCACGGTCCGCGGCTACCGGCCGGGCGACACGATCGACCTGACCGTGCTGCGCGACGGCAAGACCCGCAACATCTCGGTCAAGCTCGGCAGCGACAACGGCGCGGCCGCGAAGGCCCAGGACTGA
- a CDS encoding Rid family hydrolase, whose protein sequence is MSTRKIGFIAAVMAIVLVPGTAVVAASVKPDPPKPGTTSSVLPEGSDNPQIANGVAIGKDTPTYKSSGLGPSGLNSAAPAGTPERYIDTAIFPGGVLPEGVTVTEAQAINVMRRIGENLQAQGLDFDDVYAMRVFVASPDGSTADFNGFNRGYRQYFANTSVSTGKAIDVRLGTAPAAPPFVATAARPSRFMVQVANLPVAGWLVEVEVDAAYPKEAKRKPRFKRHGHLWGRWW, encoded by the coding sequence ATGTCCACACGCAAGATCGGGTTCATCGCCGCCGTGATGGCGATCGTGCTCGTCCCGGGCACCGCGGTCGTCGCCGCATCGGTCAAGCCCGACCCGCCCAAGCCCGGAACGACGTCCTCCGTCCTGCCCGAGGGCTCCGACAACCCGCAGATCGCGAACGGCGTCGCGATCGGCAAGGACACGCCGACCTACAAGTCCAGTGGGCTCGGCCCGTCGGGTTTGAACTCGGCGGCACCTGCTGGAACCCCGGAGCGCTACATCGACACGGCCATCTTCCCCGGCGGGGTGTTGCCCGAGGGTGTGACGGTCACCGAGGCGCAGGCGATCAACGTCATGCGGCGCATCGGTGAGAATCTGCAGGCCCAGGGCCTGGACTTCGACGACGTCTACGCGATGCGCGTGTTCGTCGCGTCGCCCGACGGCTCGACCGCGGACTTCAACGGATTCAACCGCGGCTACCGTCAGTACTTCGCGAACACCTCGGTGTCGACCGGCAAGGCGATCGACGTGCGTCTGGGCACCGCTCCGGCTGCTCCTCCCTTCGTCGCGACGGCGGCACGTCCGTCGCGGTTCATGGTCCAGGTCGCGAACCTGCCGGTCGCCGGCTGGTTGGTCGAGGTCGAGGTCGATGCCGCCTACCCGAAGGAGGCGAAGCGCAAGCCCCGGTTCAAGCGCCACGGGCACCTGTGGGGTCGCTGGTGGTGA
- a CDS encoding flavin monoamine oxidase family protein, with the protein MQQTRRDFLQKVGVAGGAGVMLHTMGSLGMTSAAQANTPPFNPLKPGSLGRHGRKSVVILGAGVAGLTAAYELLKGGYDVTVLEANERPGGRAWTVQGGDKVTDTVGQTQRAGFSRGQWMNAGAGRLPQHHVTVDYCRELGVELETFVNQNAHGYLWRSGDHGLSGQAIRHREAKADTYGYVAELLAKATDQGALDQYVTTEDKERIISFARSFGSIGPKVPGDPAASFKYTGSGRRGYSVEPGVTAGTPTEPFSLSDVFASGIGNYFSFESGWDQAMQMLHPKGGMQAISEAFVRAIGRHRVKFGAPALSLQNTAKGVEVVYQQGQSKRKIEADFAICTVPPQIAAKIPSNLPTEVITALQAPTVTNAGKIGIEYSRRWWELDHQIYGGITNANNELGNMWYPSSGFHSKRGVMVGYYNTGSSANTYGALTPKQRLAKALEQGAEIHGQAYKQNVASAFSVNWSTVKHIEGAWVGWRSRTDGHYDRLVAPTKNVYFAGDWLSHTIAWQHGGIVSAREVVEQIHQRVTSR; encoded by the coding sequence ATGCAACAAACTCGGAGGGACTTTCTTCAGAAGGTGGGCGTCGCCGGTGGCGCCGGAGTCATGCTCCACACGATGGGCTCGCTGGGAATGACCTCGGCCGCCCAGGCCAACACCCCTCCGTTCAACCCGCTCAAGCCGGGGTCGCTGGGGCGTCACGGTCGCAAGAGCGTCGTGATTCTCGGCGCTGGCGTTGCGGGCCTCACCGCCGCGTACGAGCTGCTCAAGGGTGGCTACGACGTCACGGTGCTGGAGGCCAACGAGCGGCCCGGTGGCCGCGCCTGGACCGTCCAGGGTGGAGACAAGGTGACGGACACCGTCGGTCAGACCCAGCGCGCCGGATTCAGTCGGGGCCAGTGGATGAACGCTGGTGCGGGGCGCCTGCCGCAGCACCACGTCACGGTCGACTACTGCCGCGAACTGGGGGTCGAGCTCGAGACGTTCGTCAACCAGAACGCCCACGGCTACCTGTGGCGCTCGGGGGATCACGGGTTGTCGGGCCAGGCGATCAGGCACCGCGAGGCCAAGGCCGACACGTACGGCTACGTGGCCGAGCTGCTGGCCAAGGCGACCGACCAGGGTGCGCTCGACCAGTACGTGACGACCGAGGACAAGGAACGCATCATCTCCTTCGCCCGCAGTTTCGGATCGATCGGTCCCAAGGTGCCCGGCGACCCGGCCGCGAGCTTCAAGTACACCGGCAGCGGCCGGCGCGGCTACTCGGTCGAGCCCGGTGTCACCGCCGGTACGCCGACCGAGCCCTTCAGCCTCTCCGACGTGTTCGCCAGTGGGATCGGCAACTACTTCTCTTTCGAGAGCGGCTGGGACCAGGCGATGCAGATGCTTCACCCCAAGGGCGGCATGCAGGCGATCTCCGAGGCGTTCGTCCGTGCCATCGGCCGGCACCGGGTCAAGTTCGGCGCGCCGGCCCTGTCGCTGCAGAACACGGCCAAGGGGGTCGAGGTCGTCTATCAACAGGGTCAGTCCAAGCGCAAGATCGAGGCGGACTTCGCGATCTGCACCGTCCCGCCGCAGATCGCGGCGAAGATCCCCAGCAACCTGCCGACGGAGGTCATCACCGCGCTCCAGGCGCCGACGGTCACCAACGCGGGCAAGATCGGCATCGAGTACTCCCGCCGGTGGTGGGAGCTCGATCACCAGATCTACGGCGGCATCACCAACGCGAACAACGAGCTCGGGAACATGTGGTACCCCAGCTCGGGGTTCCACAGCAAGCGCGGCGTGATGGTCGGTTACTACAACACCGGATCGAGCGCCAACACCTACGGCGCGCTGACACCGAAGCAGCGGCTGGCCAAGGCGCTGGAGCAGGGTGCGGAGATCCACGGCCAGGCCTACAAGCAGAACGTCGCCTCGGCATTCAGTGTCAACTGGTCGACCGTCAAGCACATCGAAGGAGCCTGGGTCGGCTGGCGGTCGCGCACCGACGGCCACTACGACCGTCTGGTCGCCCCGACGAAGAACGTCTACTTCGCCGGTGACTGGCTCTCCCACACCATCGCCTGGCAGCACGGCGGCATCGTGTCGGCCCGTGAGGTCGTCGAGCAGATCCATCAGCGGGTCACGTCCCGATGA
- a CDS encoding twin-arginine translocase TatA/TatE family subunit → MFGLGPLELALLAFVALVVFGPERLPHMARTAGRTIRELREHSQRLREDLESQIDLDLKADLDLDEYFSTDEDAQRR, encoded by the coding sequence ATGTTCGGACTCGGCCCGCTGGAGCTCGCGTTGCTCGCCTTCGTGGCGCTCGTGGTCTTCGGCCCTGAGCGGTTGCCGCACATGGCCCGCACGGCCGGCCGTACGATCCGCGAGCTCCGTGAGCATTCGCAGCGGCTGCGCGAGGACCTGGAGTCCCAGATCGACCTGGACCTGAAGGCCGATCTCGACCTCGACGAGTACTTCTCGACCGACGAGGACGCCCAGCGCCGCTGA
- a CDS encoding twin-arginine translocase TatA/TatE family subunit has translation MPHLGPTELLMIVGVVVLLFGGRKLPELARGTGQALRIFKSEVTQPDELTAETDSRPTSDVDPIATEVVAEPTNPRS, from the coding sequence ATGCCTCATCTCGGCCCCACCGAACTGCTCATGATCGTCGGCGTCGTGGTCCTGCTCTTCGGCGGACGCAAGCTGCCCGAGCTGGCCCGCGGCACCGGACAGGCCCTGCGCATCTTCAAGTCCGAGGTCACCCAGCCCGACGAGCTGACGGCTGAGACCGACTCCCGGCCGACGTCGGACGTCGATCCGATCGCGACCGAGGTCGTCGCCGAGCCGACCAACCCGCGTTCCTGA
- the tatC gene encoding twin-arginine translocase subunit TatC, with protein sequence MSTVGTLRAKLRRRTAASRPGAAMTFTDHLRELRRRSVRAVVAMALGTAVAWLLFEPIFTWLVAPYAEVKPVLAERGIDTTLVFTGIGGAFQFQLKVSIVAGFVLSSPWWIWQVWAYVVPALHHGEKRAALTLSAVCTPLFLAGAWFGYLILPRAIEFLVGFVPQNAESLLTGADYLDFSLRIMLVFAVAAQLPVVIVMLHRLGMINGPQLVHARPWIITGIFAFAGIATPTVDPVTMALLATPMVVLYGVAEVIVRVRERRGAVTPVAAP encoded by the coding sequence TTGTCCACCGTCGGCACGCTCCGGGCCAAGCTCCGGCGCCGCACGGCCGCGAGCCGGCCCGGTGCGGCGATGACCTTCACCGACCATCTGCGCGAGTTGCGCCGACGTTCGGTCAGGGCCGTCGTCGCGATGGCCCTCGGAACCGCTGTCGCCTGGCTCTTGTTCGAGCCGATCTTCACCTGGCTCGTGGCCCCGTATGCCGAGGTCAAGCCCGTCCTCGCCGAGCGGGGCATCGACACCACTCTCGTCTTCACCGGGATCGGCGGCGCGTTCCAGTTCCAGCTGAAGGTCTCGATCGTCGCGGGATTCGTGCTGTCGAGCCCGTGGTGGATCTGGCAGGTGTGGGCCTACGTCGTGCCCGCGCTGCACCACGGCGAGAAGCGCGCCGCGCTCACCCTCAGTGCCGTCTGCACGCCGCTGTTCCTCGCCGGCGCCTGGTTCGGCTACCTGATCCTGCCGCGTGCCATCGAGTTCCTCGTCGGGTTCGTCCCCCAGAACGCCGAGTCCCTGCTCACCGGGGCGGACTACCTGGACTTCTCCTTGCGCATCATGCTGGTGTTCGCCGTCGCCGCGCAGCTGCCCGTCGTCATCGTGATGCTGCACCGCCTCGGGATGATCAACGGACCCCAACTCGTGCATGCCCGACCGTGGATCATCACCGGCATCTTCGCGTTCGCGGGAATCGCCACCCCCACGGTCGACCCGGTCACGATGGCGCTGCTCGCCACGCCGATGGTCGTGCTGTACGGCGTGGCCGAGGTGATCGTCAGGGTGCGCGAACGCCGGGGCGCTGTGACGCCGGTCGCCGCGCCCTGA
- a CDS encoding anthranilate synthase family protein, whose product MTHQMLDDLLAQPAFALIRGRETDRVTLIGGPRHDVEKLAEVPLAEGPGPAWDHLVLVPFAQVAERGFEAHQDGTPLSVIEARFNQDVALADLLEVLPSDQIELADRGGFETSDEEYAAMAQRIIDDEIGQGEGANLVIGRRYRATVADWGHAAALSVFRRLLERERGAFWTFCIFTGDRYLIGASPERHVSLDAGQLRMNPISGTFRMRGLETHADRKRELLRFLSDEKEIYELFMVVDEELKMMCDLCHEGGLVLGPYLKPMSHLVHTEYLLAGRTDLDPRDILRDSMFAATVTGSPVENACRLIKQYEPQGRGYYASVAALMGRDEQGAPRLDAPILIRTADVDLDGHLTVAAGATLVRDSDAEYETKETWAKASGVLSAFGLVESAPEPVEGFDAFTREDDVLIALGSRNQRLSQFWLSDQSGTPQVPSLSGKRVVVLDGEDDFVNMLSHVFGVMGMTTDIVRHDEWTEGALDDHDLVVIGPGPGDPRDGDDAKISVLRRATRRLLDRGQPFLAICLGHQTLCDALGLDLVYKDIVFQGTQSALPVLGRTETVGFYNTFVGRVPEAGLPEGVTVETDPEPGDIHLVAGPHYRGIQFHAESILTQNGYGILRELSEALLG is encoded by the coding sequence ATGACGCACCAGATGCTCGACGACCTGCTGGCCCAGCCGGCGTTCGCCCTGATCCGCGGGCGCGAGACCGATCGGGTCACGCTCATCGGCGGCCCGCGCCACGACGTCGAGAAGCTCGCCGAGGTCCCCCTCGCGGAGGGGCCCGGCCCGGCGTGGGACCACCTCGTGCTGGTGCCCTTCGCGCAGGTCGCCGAGCGCGGCTTCGAGGCACACCAGGACGGGACCCCGCTGTCGGTCATCGAGGCGCGGTTCAACCAGGACGTCGCCCTCGCCGATCTGCTCGAGGTGCTGCCGTCGGACCAGATCGAACTGGCCGACCGCGGTGGCTTCGAGACCTCGGACGAGGAGTACGCGGCGATGGCCCAGCGGATCATCGACGACGAGATCGGTCAGGGCGAGGGCGCCAACCTCGTCATCGGACGTCGCTATCGCGCGACCGTCGCCGACTGGGGCCACGCGGCGGCGTTGTCGGTCTTCCGCCGGCTGCTGGAGCGCGAGAGGGGGGCGTTCTGGACGTTCTGCATCTTCACCGGCGACCGCTACCTGATCGGGGCCAGCCCCGAGCGGCACGTCAGCCTCGACGCCGGACAGCTGCGGATGAACCCGATCAGCGGCACGTTCCGCATGCGCGGCCTCGAGACCCACGCCGACCGCAAGCGCGAGCTGCTGAGGTTCCTGTCCGACGAGAAGGAGATCTACGAGCTCTTCATGGTCGTCGACGAGGAGCTCAAGATGATGTGCGACCTCTGCCACGAGGGCGGCCTCGTGCTGGGGCCGTACCTCAAGCCGATGAGCCACCTCGTGCACACGGAGTACCTGCTGGCCGGCCGCACCGACCTCGATCCGCGCGACATCCTGCGCGACTCGATGTTCGCCGCCACGGTCACGGGCAGCCCGGTCGAGAACGCGTGTCGCCTGATCAAGCAGTACGAGCCGCAGGGTCGTGGCTACTACGCCAGTGTCGCGGCGCTGATGGGGCGCGACGAGCAGGGCGCCCCGCGTCTCGACGCCCCGATCCTGATCCGGACGGCCGACGTCGACCTGGACGGACACCTCACCGTTGCGGCCGGTGCGACACTCGTGCGCGACTCGGACGCCGAGTACGAGACGAAGGAGACCTGGGCGAAGGCCTCGGGCGTCCTGAGCGCCTTCGGCCTGGTCGAGTCCGCGCCCGAGCCGGTCGAGGGGTTCGACGCGTTCACCCGCGAGGACGACGTGCTCATCGCGCTGGGTTCGCGCAACCAGCGACTCAGCCAGTTCTGGCTGAGCGACCAGTCCGGCACGCCGCAGGTTCCTTCGCTGTCGGGCAAGCGCGTGGTCGTCCTGGACGGTGAGGACGACTTCGTCAACATGCTGTCGCACGTCTTCGGCGTCATGGGCATGACCACCGACATCGTCCGGCACGACGAGTGGACCGAGGGCGCCCTCGACGACCACGACCTCGTCGTGATCGGCCCCGGCCCCGGCGACCCGCGCGACGGTGACGACGCCAAGATCTCGGTGCTGCGCCGTGCCACCCGCCGGCTCCTGGACCGGGGCCAGCCGTTCCTGGCGATCTGCCTGGGTCACCAGACGCTGTGCGACGCGCTGGGGCTGGACCTGGTCTACAAGGACATCGTCTTCCAGGGAACCCAGAGCGCGCTGCCGGTGCTGGGCCGCACCGAGACGGTGGGCTTCTACAACACCTTCGTCGGCCGGGTCCCCGAGGCGGGCCTGCCCGAGGGCGTCACGGTCGAGACCGACCCGGAGCCGGGCGACATCCACCTCGTCGCCGGACCGCACTACCGCGGGATCCAGTTCCACGCCGAGTCGATCCTGACGCAGAACGGCTACGGCATCCTGCGCGAGCTGTCCGAGGCGCTGTTGGGCTGA
- a CDS encoding metallophosphoesterase family protein has product MSRALAALALAIVGLVVAVPVTAATFLDTERAVTIGAHNATASPTFDGHVTIVAGPLLPELRMPSDAVLGIGAEVVLRDSPDTDLERVLAQDAAIASQPEGEIAAMTSEMTDMALAALQRGVAAGVVAMVVVGGVWWALGPRRRRELREAWPPDPRPALVMGVLVIVVLGAVMAYAQDPDTEREVAWVPIRQEFPELPDEPRLDKVEISRGAATATSKAIVQGALDTYQASLSFYSDLAEKAKGIAVRAPEPGQTTALVVTDRHNNVGMDPVAREVADAADASFVLDLGDDTSNGASWEAFSIKSLRQTFADLPIVAVAGNHDTGDHVLDEMERHDFIVLDGEPVEVEGVRILGESDPRSSGLTAGYNGNEDDNISAITDQNVALADTACEDGEVSLLATHSAASAKATVAQGCVDLAISGHLHRQEGPVSTEGPNGTSTQLTIGSTGGAVYAFALGTKLRRDAQVAVLTFEDGRAVGLQVVTFKPGAVIDVGAYTTLPVAAAP; this is encoded by the coding sequence GTGAGCCGTGCCCTCGCGGCGCTCGCCCTGGCGATCGTCGGGTTGGTCGTGGCCGTGCCCGTCACCGCGGCGACGTTCCTCGACACGGAGCGGGCCGTCACGATCGGCGCCCACAACGCCACCGCCAGTCCCACCTTCGACGGCCACGTGACGATCGTGGCCGGACCGCTGCTGCCCGAGCTGCGCATGCCCTCGGACGCCGTGCTGGGCATCGGCGCCGAGGTCGTGCTGCGGGACAGCCCCGACACCGACCTCGAGCGCGTCCTCGCGCAGGACGCGGCGATCGCGAGCCAGCCCGAGGGCGAGATCGCCGCGATGACCTCCGAGATGACCGACATGGCCCTGGCGGCCCTGCAGCGGGGCGTCGCCGCCGGCGTCGTCGCGATGGTCGTCGTGGGCGGCGTGTGGTGGGCGCTGGGTCCCCGGCGTCGCCGCGAGCTGCGTGAGGCGTGGCCGCCCGACCCGCGCCCCGCGTTGGTCATGGGCGTCCTGGTGATCGTGGTGCTGGGCGCGGTCATGGCCTATGCGCAGGACCCCGACACCGAGCGCGAGGTGGCCTGGGTCCCGATCCGCCAGGAGTTCCCCGAGCTGCCCGACGAGCCACGCCTGGACAAGGTCGAGATCTCGCGGGGGGCGGCCACCGCCACCAGCAAGGCCATCGTCCAGGGCGCGCTCGACACCTACCAGGCGTCGCTGTCGTTCTACTCGGACCTGGCCGAGAAGGCGAAGGGCATCGCCGTCCGCGCCCCCGAGCCGGGTCAGACCACCGCGCTGGTCGTCACCGATCGGCACAACAACGTCGGCATGGACCCCGTTGCCCGCGAGGTCGCCGACGCCGCCGACGCGTCCTTCGTGCTCGACCTCGGCGACGACACGTCGAACGGTGCGTCCTGGGAGGCCTTCAGCATCAAGTCGCTGCGTCAGACCTTCGCCGACCTGCCGATCGTCGCCGTCGCGGGCAACCACGACACCGGCGACCACGTGCTCGACGAGATGGAGCGTCACGACTTCATCGTGCTCGACGGCGAGCCGGTCGAGGTCGAGGGCGTGCGGATCCTCGGTGAGAGCGATCCGCGCAGCTCGGGCCTGACCGCCGGCTACAACGGCAACGAGGACGACAACATCTCCGCCATCACCGACCAGAACGTCGCGCTGGCCGACACGGCGTGTGAGGACGGCGAGGTCAGCCTGCTGGCCACCCACAGCGCCGCTTCCGCCAAGGCCACCGTCGCGCAGGGGTGCGTCGACCTGGCCATCAGCGGACACCTCCACCGTCAGGAGGGCCCGGTCAGCACCGAGGGGCCGAACGGCACGTCGACCCAGTTGACGATCGGCTCCACCGGTGGCGCGGTCTACGCGTTCGCGCTCGGCACCAAGCTGCGTCGCGACGCCCAGGTGGCCGTGCTGACCTTCGAGGACGGCCGTGCCGTCGGCCTCCAGGTCGTCACGTTCAAGCCCGGTGCCGTCATCGACGTCGGCGCGTACACGACCCTGCCCGTGGCAGCGGCGCCCTGA
- a CDS encoding HelD family protein, translated as MSSPSPDERELAHEQAYVDTVYQRLEESTKVAKSLVAEGLARGHIGHEGGLVERDAMVYQASRRLSALHAAHDGLVFGRLDLNGGDARYIGRIGVRDEDREIILVDWRAPAAAVFYQATAQDPAGVVRRRVLRCRGDRVVGIEDELLDAEAAPDDMVVIGEGALLASLSRARDSSMHSVVATIQKEQDEAIRAPARGATIIGGGPGTGKTVVALHRAAYLLYTDRRRFESGGVLVVGPSGVFMNYIERVLPSLGETSVVLRSIGEVVDGIRADRHASPEMAALLGSARMAKVLARVARSPQAGAPHRFDLFYRDDRLVLEASDLARIRRRVLANGLPNTTQAVAREELVKALWERVTGDRGLDRGEEAFADQLDGDLTFETFVDEWWPELDPVEVWRSVPSRLGEVASDLYTSFEQQVLRREWADHPTIEDIPLIDELRHLLGEAPARSEDDWATPKQMMSFEQREREDRVQATGSIDDVGYAHVLVDEAQDLSPMQWRMLGRRGRTASWTIVGDEAQSSWPVPSESAAARDEALGTMPVHRFRLSTNYRNSAEIYEFAAQVATHAIERPDLADAVRRTGVDPRHEVVPGDELLGRVADMAAEMLTQVEGTVAVVAPAGRLAEVSAAVPADERLRVLEPLDTKGLEFDGVVLVDPDAVVSEAAAGWRTLYVVLTRATQRLVTVGTSRRWLDRVAE; from the coding sequence ATGAGCAGCCCCTCACCCGATGAACGCGAGCTCGCCCACGAGCAGGCGTACGTCGACACGGTCTACCAGCGCCTGGAGGAGTCCACGAAGGTCGCCAAGTCGCTCGTCGCCGAGGGACTGGCCCGTGGCCACATCGGCCACGAGGGTGGACTGGTCGAGCGCGACGCGATGGTCTACCAGGCCTCGCGCCGGCTCAGTGCCCTGCACGCGGCCCACGACGGCCTCGTGTTCGGCCGCCTCGACCTGAACGGCGGCGACGCCCGCTACATCGGACGGATCGGCGTGCGGGACGAGGACCGCGAGATCATCCTGGTCGACTGGCGTGCCCCCGCGGCCGCCGTCTTCTACCAGGCCACCGCCCAGGATCCGGCCGGCGTCGTCCGTCGTCGCGTGCTGCGGTGCCGGGGCGACCGCGTCGTGGGTATCGAGGACGAGCTGCTCGACGCCGAGGCCGCGCCCGACGACATGGTCGTGATCGGTGAGGGCGCCCTGCTGGCCAGCCTCAGCCGGGCCCGCGACAGCTCGATGCACTCGGTCGTGGCGACGATCCAGAAGGAGCAGGACGAGGCCATCCGCGCCCCCGCCCGGGGCGCCACGATCATCGGCGGCGGTCCCGGCACGGGCAAGACGGTCGTCGCGCTGCACCGCGCGGCCTACCTGCTCTACACCGATCGGCGCCGATTCGAGTCCGGTGGCGTCCTGGTCGTCGGTCCGTCCGGCGTGTTCATGAACTACATCGAGCGGGTCCTGCCCAGTCTGGGCGAGACCAGCGTCGTGCTGCGGTCGATCGGCGAGGTCGTCGACGGCATCCGGGCCGACCGCCACGCGTCGCCCGAGATGGCGGCTCTGCTGGGTTCGGCCCGCATGGCGAAGGTCTTGGCCCGCGTCGCGAGGTCGCCGCAGGCGGGGGCACCCCACCGCTTCGACCTGTTCTACCGCGACGACCGCCTCGTGCTCGAGGCCTCCGACCTGGCCCGCATCCGGCGCCGGGTGCTGGCGAACGGCCTGCCCAACACCACCCAGGCCGTCGCGCGCGAGGAACTGGTCAAGGCCCTGTGGGAGCGCGTCACCGGTGATCGCGGTCTCGACCGCGGCGAGGAGGCGTTCGCCGACCAGCTCGACGGCGACCTGACGTTCGAGACGTTCGTCGACGAGTGGTGGCCCGAGCTCGACCCGGTCGAGGTCTGGCGGTCCGTCCCGTCGCGCCTCGGCGAGGTCGCGTCCGATCTCTACACCTCGTTCGAGCAGCAGGTCCTGCGCCGTGAGTGGGCCGACCACCCCACGATCGAGGACATCCCGCTCATCGACGAGCTGCGGCACCTGCTCGGTGAGGCGCCGGCCCGCTCCGAGGACGACTGGGCCACGCCGAAGCAGATGATGAGCTTCGAGCAGCGCGAGCGCGAGGACCGGGTCCAGGCCACCGGCAGCATCGACGACGTGGGCTATGCGCACGTGCTGGTCGACGAGGCGCAGGACCTCTCGCCGATGCAGTGGCGCATGCTCGGCCGTCGTGGCCGCACCGCCAGCTGGACGATCGTGGGCGACGAGGCACAGTCCTCGTGGCCGGTCCCGTCCGAATCGGCCGCCGCGCGCGACGAGGCGCTCGGCACGATGCCGGTCCACCGCTTCCGACTCTCGACGAACTACCGCAACTCCGCCGAGATCTACGAGTTCGCCGCCCAGGTCGCGACCCACGCGATCGAGCGTCCCGATCTCGCCGACGCGGTCCGCCGCACCGGAGTCGACCCGCGCCACGAGGTCGTGCCCGGCGACGAGCTGCTCGGCCGGGTGGCCGACATGGCCGCCGAGATGCTCACGCAGGTCGAGGGCACCGTCGCCGTCGTCGCCCCCGCGGGACGTCTGGCCGAGGTCAGCGCGGCGGTGCCGGCCGACGAACGGCTCCGCGTGCTCGAGCCGCTCGACACCAAGGGACTGGAGTTCGACGGTGTCGTGCTGGTCGATCCCGACGCCGTGGTCTCCGAGGCCGCGGCGGGCTGGCGCACGCTCTACGTCGTGCTGACCCGTGCGACCCAGCGACTTGTCACCGTGGGCACCTCGCGCCGGTGGCTCGATCGGGTGGCCGAGTGA